TAGGATACGCCCTATGTCTACCACCGTGACCGACAAGCTGTCCCCGCTGCTGACGTACCTCGATTCGCTCACCGCCGAGCGGGCCGATGTGCAGCTGCTGGCCGAGGCGCTCGACCGGCTTGATGGGCTGACGATCGACGACCTGGCCGACTACGCCGTGTTCGACGCCCACGACTATCGGCGAAACCTCGTCGTCGAGGGCGCGATGTACGAGGTCCTCGTCCTGTGCTGGAAGTCGGGCCAACGCAGCCCGATCCACGACCACGCCAACTCCGTCTGCGGCGTCAAGGTCCTGCAGGGCAAGCTCACCGAGGTCCGCTACCGCGAGTCGCCGTGTGGCCAAGTCGTCGCGCGGGACTGCCGGGAGATGGAAGCCGGCGGGCTGTGCGCCTCGGTCGACCACGACA
The sequence above is a segment of the Phycisphaeraceae bacterium D3-23 genome. Coding sequences within it:
- a CDS encoding cysteine dioxygenase family protein; the protein is MSTTVTDKLSPLLTYLDSLTAERADVQLLAEALDRLDGLTIDDLADYAVFDAHDYRRNLVVEGAMYEVLVLCWKSGQRSPIHDHANSVCGVKVLQGKLTEVRYRESPCGQVVARDCREMEAGGLCASVDHDIHEISNLEAEGDDLVTMHIYSPPLREMAMYDPAKPGKMTYRPVNFEFLEGSGI